AGACCTGACAACGTTGTTCGCAAGTTCCTTTGTGATTACTTGCAGGAGAATCTTAATGAATCCTGCATTAACTAATGGATGAGTTAGAACTTGGCTTGCATAGAAGAGACAAGTGGGGAAGGATGCGATTAGATATGTTGGAACGGATGACTTGAATATGCTGAAagttatcttttcaaatttatgactcactgcttgtgtgtgtgtgtgtgtggggggTGCTTTATTGAATTAGGCACCTATTATGCTATTTTTTTCTTGCTACCTTGCCCTTTTCCTcttcaatttcatgattttcccACTAAACATTTGCCCAATGGAGAGGAAAGTATTGCTTTCATTCTTCTTGCTGTAGTATATATAATGGTATTACTTTTATGGCTTGCAGCCTCCCAAGGTCAAATCATTCATCGAGAAAGTTATCCAAAGTCCACTACAAGATATAGCAATTCCCCTTTCTGGTTTTAATTGGGAGTATGATAAGGTGATAcctggtttttctttttgcagtaatcaaaacaatttttttctgctTGCGGAATGATGTTTCCATGCTAACTATTGGGCTTTGCATTGATTTATTTGTAGGGAAATTTCCATCATTGGAGGCCactgtttcttcattttgacACATATTTCAAGACTTATCTGTCATGTAGGAATGACCTCCTTTTGTCGGATAAGATTGGAGAGGACGAAAGTCCTTTTCCGAAACTTGCCGTTTTACAGATTCTGCGAGTGATGCAAATAATACTAGAGAACTGCCACAACAAAAGTTCATTTGAGGGACTAGAGGTAAGCAAtcctcaaatttgattatgtgacATGATTCTGTGTCGAGTTGTGATAATGTAACGTGAATGTCTGCTGCTGTTTTTTGGTAACATAACATGAGTCATATTTGTGCAGCACTTCAAGCTCCTACTCTCATCAACTGATCCTGAAATCCTGATAGCCACATTAGAGACTTTGTCCGCACtggtaaaaattaatccatctaAGCTCCATGGCAGTGGAAAGTCAGTTGGATGTGGCTCGGTAAATGGCTATCTCCTATCTCTGGCACAAGGATGGGGCAGCAAAGAAGAGGGCTTGGGTTTATATTCATGTGTTGTAGCAAATGAGAGATTGCAAGAGGAAGGGCTTTGTTTATTTCCATCAGAAGCGGATAATGAATATGACAAGTCTCAATATCGGCTGGGCTCCACCCTctattttgagctaaatggtGTCTATTCCCAAAGTGAGGGAACTAGTGGTCACTCACCCAATTCTAGTTCCAGAGTTGTGCATATTCCAGATCTTCATTTGAGAAAGGAGGATGATCTTGTTCTTATGAAACAATGCATTCAGCAGTACGATGTACCTCCCGATCTCCGATTTGCATTGCTTACTAGAATCAGATATGCTCATGCCTTCCGCTCTGCCAGAACATGCAGGCTATATAGTAGAATTTGCCTTCTAGCTTTCATTGTGGTAGTTCAATCTAATGATGCACATGATGAGCTCGCGTCATTCTTTGCTAATGAGCCAGAGTATACAAATGAGCTTATTAGGATTGTGCGTTCTGAAGAATCTATTCCTGGAACTATTAGAACGCTTGCAATGCTTGCTTTGGGAGCTCAGTTAGCTGCATACATATCATCTCATGAACGTGCACGGATTTTGAGTGGATCAAGTCTTAGTTTTACAGCAACCCACCGTACAATTCTCCTTAATGTGCTCCAGAAGGCTGTCTCATCTCTAAACGGCTCCAGTGATCCATCATCTCTTGCCTTTGTTGAAGCTCTTCTTCAGTTTTATATGCTCAACATAGTTTCATCCTCAACTCAAGGTAATAATATCAGAGGCTGGGGGATGCTTCCAACATTCTTACCCCTTCTAGAAGACTCCTATCCTAGCCATATGCATCTTGTCTGCTTAGCTGTGAAGACTATTCAAAAGCTCATGGACTATAGTAGTTCAGCGGTATCTCATTTCAGGGAACTAGGGGGAGTTGAGCTGTTAGTGCAGAGATTGCAACTGGAAGTTACTAGAGTAATTGGCTTAACGGGTGGAAATGATGAGTCTGTGGTTGTTGGTGAATGCTCAAGAAACAGCGATGATCTGTTGAACACTCAGAAAAGGCTCATCAAGGTTTTATTGAAGGCCCTTGGATCTGCTACATACTCACCTACAAACCCCAGCAGATCCCAAAACACACAGGACACTTCTCTTGCTGCCACACTTTCGCATATATTCGGAAATGTAGAAAAATTTGGTGGTGACATTTATCACTCAGCTGTGACGCTAATGAGTGAGATTATCCACAAAGATCCTACTTGCTTGTCCACTTTATTTGAAATGGGTCTCCCGAATTCATTTATAGATTCAGTTGTTGCTGGAGTTATACCATCTGCTAAGGCTCTCACATGTATTCCCAATGGTCTTGGCGCAATCTGTCTTAATACCAAAGGTGTTGATGCAGTTAAAGACACTAAAGCTCTACGTTTCCTGGTTGACATATTTACCAGTAAGAAATATGTTGTTGCTATGAATGAAGCCATTGTTCCTTTGGCAAATGCAGTGGAAGAGCTTTTGCGCCATGTATCATCATTGAGAAGTGATGGTGTTGACATAATCATTGAAATTGTCGATAAAATTTCCTCTTCGAGGGAGAGCTCTTGCATAGGAACTTCAGGAAAACTAAGTGGGACTGCTGCAATGGAAATGGATGCTGAGTACAAGGAAAATGATGGTGCTTGCTGTCTGGTTGGTTCGGTCGATTTGGCTGCTGAAGGCATCAGTGATGAGCAGTTCATCCAATTATGTGTCTTTCACTTGATGGTCTTGGTTCATAGAACAATGGAAAATTCTGAAACGTGCCGGTTATTTGTTGAGAAGTCTGGCATAGATGCGTTGTTGAAGCTTTTGTTACAGCCTAGCATTGCCCAGTCATCTGAGGGGATGTCCATTGCCTTGCATAGCACCATGGTTTTCAAGGGTTTTACTCAACATCATTCTGCTCCACTTGCTCGAGCCTTCTGTTCTGCTCTGAGGGAACATCTGAAGAAAGCTTTGGCTGGTTTTACTGCCTTTTCTGGATCTTTTTTGCTTGATCCCAGGATGAGCCTGGATGAGGGtgtattttcttcactttcccttgttgagttccttctaTTCCTTGCTGCCTCAAAAGACAACCGCTGGGTTACTGCATTGCTGACAGAATTTGCCAATGGCAGTAAAGATGTTCTGGAAGACATTGGATGTGTACACCGTGAAGTTATGTGGCAGATTTCTCTGCTTGAAGATGCCAAACTAGAAATGGAGGAAACTGCGGGAACTTCCACTGAGCCGCATCAATCAGAAATCAACTCGAATGAAACTGAAGAGCAGCGGTTTAATTCCTTTAGGCAGTTCCTTGATCCGTTGTTCAGGCGGAGGTCTTCAGGATGGAGCATGGAATCTCAGTTTTTTGACCTCATAAACTTGTATCGTGATCTTGGTCGTGCTACTAGTTTTCATCAAAGAATCAGCACTGACAGTCCTACAAGCCTGCGTACTGGATCTACCAGTCAGACACATCATTCTGATTCTTTGGATGCTGCTGGTAAAAAGGAGCTTGACAAACAAAGGTCCTACTATGCTTCTTGCTGTGACATGGTGAGGTCACTTTCCTTTCACATAACTCATCTGTTTCAAGAGTTGGGGAAGGTGATGTTACTTCCTTCCCGGCGACGGGAGGATACAGTGAATGTAACCCCGTCATCGAAGGTAGTGGCATCAACCTTTGCGTCAATTTCGTCTGATCATATGGCTTTTGGGAGACGTGAGAATCCCCCTGGATCAGAGGTTTCTGTATCAACCAAATGCCGCTACTTTGGTAAGGTCATTGATTTCATCGATGGGATTCTGATGGACAGGCAAGATTCTTGTAATCCAGTCCTACTAAACTGCTTGTATGGACATGAGGTGATTCAATCAGTCTTGACCACATTTGAGGCTACCAGCCAATTGCTCTTTGCTGTTAACAAGGCTCCTGCTTCTCCCATGGAGACCGATGATGGAAATGTAAAACAGGAAAAGGAAGATACAGAGAACTTATGGATCTATGGTCCTCTAGCTAGCTATGGTAAACTTATGGACCACCTAGTGACCTCATCGTCTATATTGTCTCCATTTACCAAACACTTGCTCACTCAACctttgacaagtggcaaagtTGCTTTTCCACGGGATGCAGAGACTTTTGTAAAAGTGCTTCATTCTATGGTTCTGAAGGCTGTTCTTCCTGTATGGACTCACCCTCAGTTTACCGATTGCAGTAATGATTTTTTGGCAACTGTTATTTCTATCGTTAGACACATTTTTTCAGGGGTTGAAGTGAAAAGTGTAAATAGCAGTGTCAGTTCTCGTATTAGTGGTCCACCACCTAGTGAAAGCACCATCTCAACCATTGCGGAGATGGGATTTTCTCGGTCAAGGGCGGAAGAAGCTTTGAGGCAAGTGGGATCAAATAGCGTAGAGCTGGCAATGGATTGGTTATTTACTCATGCAGAGGAAACACATGAAGATGATGAACTTGCTCGTGCACTTGCCATGTCCCTGGGAAACTCTGAATCAGACAAGAAGGAAGATGCATCAAGTGATAGTGCACGGCAGCTTGAAGCAGAGACAGTTCATCTACCTGCTGTGGAGGAGTTGCTATCAACTTGTGTGAAGCTCCTTCAGACGAAAGAATCACTTGCTTTTCCAGTTCATGACTTGCTTATGACGATTTCTTCCCAGAATGAGGGGCAATACAGGTCTAGCATTGTCTCTTTTGTGATTGACCAGCTGAAGAATTGTGGTTCAGTCTCTGATAGTGGACAAAATACCCTCCTTTCTGCACTTTTCCATGTTCTTGCTCTGATTCTTCATGAGGATGTTGCAGCCCGGGAAATTGCCTTAACAAATGGGTTGGTAGAACTTGCATCAAATCTACTTTACACCTGGTGTTCTGTTCCTGAAGACAAGGAGAAACGTCAGGTTCCTAAGTGGGTAACAGCAGCTTTTCTTGCTGTTGATAGGCTGTTGCAGGTGGATAATAAGTTAAGTACGGAAATGTTGGATCAGTTAAAGAAGGATGATGTGAGCTTCCAGCAGGCATCTATCTCTATTGATGAGGATAAGAAAAGCAAATTGCCGCCTGAATTGGGATTATCAGCTAAGCATGTGGATGTCCATGAGCAGAAGAGACTGATTGAAATTGCTTGCAGTTACATTAGAAATCAGCTACCATCTGAAACGACGCATGCTGTTCTGCAGCTATGTGCCACTCTTACCAGAACCCATTCAGTTGCAGTGAACTTTCTGGATGCTGGGGGTTTGAACTTGCTCTTTTCTTTGCCTACACATAGTCTCTTCCCAGGCTTTGACAATGTTGCTGCCACGATCATCTGTCACGTGCTCGAAGATCCTCAAACGCTGCAGCAAGCAATGGAATCTGAGATAAGACACAGCCTTATGGCTGCTGCTAACAGGCATTCCAACGGAAGGGTCACTGCCCGCAACTTCCTACTAAATTTGACTTCTGTCATTTCGCGGGATCCAGTTGTTTTTATGCAGGCAGCTCAAGCTGTGTGCCAAGTTGAGATGGTAGGTGAAAGGCCATGCATTGTCTTGCTGAAGGATCGTGAAAAAGACAAgagcaaagacaaagaaagggagaaggagaaagagaagccaCAAGCTAATGATGGGAAGCTCTCCTTGGGTAATGTGAATTCAGTGACTCAGGGTAATGGACTGGGCAAACTTCCTGATTCAAACTCTAAGAGTGCAAAGGCTCATCGCAGATATCCTCAGAGCTTCCTAAGCGTGATTGAACTTCTATTGGAGTTGATTTGTACTTTTGAACCTCCATCGCAAGATGAAGGGACCCAGGGTGCCCCATCATCAACTGATATGGATATTGATGTTGCGGCTGTGAAGGGTAAAGGGAAAGCTGTTGTCAATGCAGTGGACGAGTCTGAAGGTTCTAATGTGGAAGCATCAGTGTCGATTGCTAAAGTTGTGTTTGTTTTGAAGCTTATGACTGAGATTCTTTTGATGTATCCTACTTCTGTTCAAGTTCTGCTTCGAAAAGATGCTGATCTAAGCAGCTGCAGGGGTCCTCATCAGAAAGTTGGTGGTGGAGGAATATATAATCATGTTCTCCGCAAGTTCCTTCCATGTGCTAAAACCTCCAAGAAAGATAAGAAGATTGATGGAGATTGGAGGCATAAACTGTCATCCAGGGCCAGCCAGTTTTTGGTGGCATCTTGTGTTCGCTCTTTGGAGGCAAGAAGGAGGGTCTTTACAGAGATCACTTATATTTTCAATGAATTTGTTGATACATCTAAAGATTGTAGATCAACAGGCAGTGAGATGCAGGTTTTTGTTGATCTTCTTAATGATGTCCTGGCTGCGCGTTCACCTACCGGCTCTTATATTTCAGCGGAAGCCTCTGCTACTTTTGTTGATGTTGGTCTTGTCAAATCACTCACACAATTTCTCAAGGTTTTGGACCTAGATCATGCCGACTCCCCTAAAGTTGTCACAGGGCTTATAAAAGCTCTTGAGCTTGTAAGCAAGGAGCATGTTCATTCTGTTGATCCTACCACAGGGAAGGGTGAAAGTTCACCCAAAGCTTCTGATCCCAATCAATCTGGTCAAACAGATAACAATGGTGTGGCATCTGAGTCCATGGAAGCAGCATTTCAATCAAATCACGAGTCTCTGGCTGCGGAGAATGCTGATCATAGCAATACCCTGCAAACTTTTGGGGGTTCTGAGGCTGTGACAGATGATATGGAGCATGATCAGGATCTTGATGAAGGTTCTGCTCCCGGTAGTGAGGATGACTACATGCATGAATCTTCTGAAGAAGCTAGGGGTCTTGAAAATGGCATTGATACCGTTGGCATACGATTTGAAATCCAGCCTCACGTGCAAGAAAATATtgacgaagatgatgacgatgacgacgacgatgagGAGATGTCGGGTGATGAGGGGGATGAggttgatgaagatgatgatgaggacgATGAGGATCATAATGATCTGGAGGAAGATGAAGTACATCATCTTCCACACCCTGACACAGATCAAGATGAacatgatatggatgatgatgatgattttgatgaggAGGtcctggaagaagatgatgaagatgatgaggatgatgaagatggTGTTATACTTAGGCTTGAGGAAGGGATTAATGGAATTAACGTATTTGATCATATTGAGGTTCTTGGAAGAAATCATACTTTTCCCAATGAAACTCTGCACTTAATGCCAGTGGAAGTTTTTGGTTCCAGACGTCATGGGCGTACCACATCCATTTATAATCTTTTGGGTAGGAGTGGTAGCACTGCAGCTCCCTCCAGGCATCCTCTTTTAACTAGACCAACTTCCTCGGTTCACTTATCCTCTCAGAGACATTCAGGTGGGCAACCTTATTATAGCTTCTCAGTTTActttaaattttctattttttattttgataaaacAGCTAGAGACTTCATTCCAGCTGTTGTTTATCTTTCATACAGTATCTTATTGGAAGTCTACATTATATGTCTCTGACAATTAACTATTGTTCCTCAGAAAGTGTGGCCGATATGGTTTTCTCTGAAAGGAACATTGAGGGTGCCTCGACGCGGCTGGATTCTGTTTTCCGGTCGCTGAGAAGTGGACGTCATGGACATCGTTTGAACCTCTGGGTTGATGAGAACCAGCAAACTAGTGGTTCGGGTGCAGCTATGATTCCACAAGGTCTAGAAGAGCTGCTTGTTTCCCAGTTGAGAAGGCCAACGGCTGAAAATCCCTCTGAGCAGAACACGGCTGCAGAGCTTCAACATGGAGGTGAAGTTACTCAGCAGCAGGAATCTGAAGGTGTCAGGCCAGAGATTGCTGTTGAAGGCAATGCTAATGATGAACATGGGGATGCACCCACAACTGAAATGACCGAAGGCTCTCAAAATGCTGATATGGTAAATGCACGTGGTGAATCGATGCAAGAACCTGATGCTTCTGCTACGCAGGCTCAGCCTGTTGAGATGCAGTTCGAACACAGTGATGCCACTGTACGAGATGTTGAAGCAGTAAGCCAGGAAAGTGGGGGAAGTGGTGCAACTCTCGGGGAAAGTCTTCGGAGTTTGGATGTTGAAATTGGAAGTGCAGATGGCCAGGATGATGGTGGTGAGAGGCAAGGTGGTGCCGATAGGATTGCTTTGGGTGATCCACTGGCTGCACGCTCTAGAAGAACCAATTTGTCAATTGGAAATTCTGCCACTGCATCAGCTAGAGAGACATCACTTGATCGTGTAACAGAAGTTCCAGAAAATAGCCAAGAGGCAGAGCATGATGGTCCATCGACAGAGCAACAGGTTAACAGCGATGCTGTTTCTGGTTCTATAGATCCTGCATTTTTGGATGCTCTTCCTGAGGAGCTGCGGGCTGAAGTTCTTTCAGCCCAGCAAGGCCAAGTTGCTCAACCTGCAAGTGCTGAACCACAGAATACAGGAGATATTGACCCAGAGTTTCTGGCAGCCCTTCCCCCAGACATTAGAGCAGAAGTTTTAGCACAACAGCAAGCGCAAAGGCTTCATCAATCTCAAGAACTGGAAGGTCAACCAGTTGAAATGGACACTGTATCAATTATTGCAACATTTCCATCGGATTTGCGGGAAGAGGTAAGTACAATCTGTGTTAGGGAACTTGTGCAGTTATATTCTATCTCGATTAATCTAATTGTTCTCTGCAGGTACTCCTTACGTCATCTGATGCTGTTCTTGCCAATCTCACTCCTGCGCTAGTTGCTGAGGCAAATATGTTGCGTGAGCGATTTGCTAATCGATACCATAATCGTACCCTCTTTGGTATGTATCCTAGAAGCCGTAGAGGTGAGTCATCTAGACGAACTGAAGGTTCGGGATCCAGCATTGAGAGAATTGGTGGAGGTCTTGGTTCCCGTCGGTCTTTGGGAGCAAAGCTCGTTGAAGCAGATGGAGCTCCTTTGGTTGATACTGAAGCTTTACAATCAATGATTCGCTTGCTTCGTGTTGTCCAGGTATGCTGTTTTCAATATAAGTTCGACTTGATATTGCCTAATATATGCTGAtcttctgcatttttttttttggtagccTCTCTATAAGGGACAGCTCCAGCGGCTTCTCTTAAATCTATGTGCTCATAGTGATACCAGAACTGCGCTGGTGAAAATTCTCATGGGCATGCTGATGCTTGATACCAGGAGGCCCATTGATGGTCTGAATGCTGCTGAGCCATCATTTCGTCTTTATGCTTGTCAAAATAATGTGATGTATTCTCGTCCCCAGTCTTTAGATGGTAA
The window above is part of the Eucalyptus grandis isolate ANBG69807.140 chromosome 6, ASM1654582v1, whole genome shotgun sequence genome. Proteins encoded here:
- the LOC104449197 gene encoding E3 ubiquitin-protein ligase UPL2 isoform X2; its protein translation is MASLRSSLPSRLRQLLSGETAIGPSVRMDSDTPPKVKSFIEKVIQSPLQDIAIPLSGFNWEYDKGNFHHWRPLFLHFDTYFKTYLSCRNDLLLSDKIGEDESPFPKLAVLQILRVMQIILENCHNKSSFEGLEHFKLLLSSTDPEILIATLETLSALVKINPSKLHGSGKSVGCGSVNGYLLSLAQGWGSKEEGLGLYSCVVANERLQEEGLCLFPSEADNEYDKSQYRLGSTLYFELNGVYSQSEGTSGHSPNSSSRVVHIPDLHLRKEDDLVLMKQCIQQYDVPPDLRFALLTRIRYAHAFRSARTCRLYSRICLLAFIVVVQSNDAHDELASFFANEPEYTNELIRIVRSEESIPGTIRTLAMLALGAQLAAYISSHERARILSGSSLSFTATHRTILLNVLQKAVSSLNGSSDPSSLAFVEALLQFYMLNIVSSSTQGNNIRGWGMLPTFLPLLEDSYPSHMHLVCLAVKTIQKLMDYSSSAVSHFRELGGVELLVQRLQLEVTRVIGLTGGNDESVVVGECSRNSDDLLNTQKRLIKVLLKALGSATYSPTNPSRSQNTQDTSLAATLSHIFGNVEKFGGDIYHSAVTLMSEIIHKDPTCLSTLFEMGLPNSFIDSVVAGVIPSAKALTCIPNGLGAICLNTKGVDAVKDTKALRFLVDIFTSKKYVVAMNEAIVPLANAVEELLRHVSSLRSDGVDIIIEIVDKISSSRESSCIGTSGKLSGTAAMEMDAEYKENDGACCLVGSVDLAAEGISDEQFIQLCVFHLMVLVHRTMENSETCRLFVEKSGIDALLKLLLQPSIAQSSEGMSIALHSTMVFKGFTQHHSAPLARAFCSALREHLKKALAGFTAFSGSFLLDPRMSLDEGVFSSLSLVEFLLFLAASKDNRWVTALLTEFANGSKDVLEDIGCVHREVMWQISLLEDAKLEMEETAGTSTEPHQSEINSNETEEQRFNSFRQFLDPLFRRRSSGWSMESQFFDLINLYRDLGRATSFHQRISTDSPTSLRTGSTSQTHHSDSLDAAGKKELDKQRSYYASCCDMVRSLSFHITHLFQELGKVMLLPSRRREDTVNVTPSSKVVASTFASISSDHMAFGRRENPPGSEVSVSTKCRYFGKVIDFIDGILMDRQDSCNPVLLNCLYGHEVIQSVLTTFEATSQLLFAVNKAPASPMETDDGNVKQEKEDTENLWIYGPLASYGKLMDHLVTSSSILSPFTKHLLTQPLTSGKVAFPRDAETFVKVLHSMVLKAVLPVWTHPQFTDCSNDFLATVISIVRHIFSGVEVKSVNSSVSSRISGPPPSESTISTIAEMGFSRSRAEEALRQVGSNSVELAMDWLFTHAEETHEDDELARALAMSLGNSESDKKEDASSDSARQLEAETVHLPAVEELLSTCVKLLQTKESLAFPVHDLLMTISSQNEGQYRSSIVSFVIDQLKNCGSVSDSGQNTLLSALFHVLALILHEDVAAREIALTNGLVELASNLLYTWCSVPEDKEKRQVPKWVTAAFLAVDRLLQVDNKLSTEMLDQLKKDDVSFQQASISIDEDKKSKLPPELGLSAKHVDVHEQKRLIEIACSYIRNQLPSETTHAVLQLCATLTRTHSVAVNFLDAGGLNLLFSLPTHSLFPGFDNVAATIICHVLEDPQTLQQAMESEIRHSLMAAANRHSNGRVTARNFLLNLTSVISRDPVVFMQAAQAVCQVEMVGERPCIVLLKDREKDKSKDKEREKEKEKPQANDGKLSLGNVNSVTQGNGLGKLPDSNSKSAKAHRRYPQSFLSVIELLLELICTFEPPSQDEGTQGAPSSTDMDIDVAAVKGKGKAVVNAVDESEGSNVEASVSIAKVVFVLKLMTEILLMYPTSVQVLLRKDADLSSCRGPHQKVGGGGIYNHVLRKFLPCAKTSKKDKKIDGDWRHKLSSRASQFLVASCVRSLEARRRVFTEITYIFNEFVDTSKDCRSTGSEMQVFVDLLNDVLAARSPTGSYISAEASATFVDVGLVKSLTQFLKVLDLDHADSPKVVTGLIKALELVSKEHVHSVDPTTGKGESSPKASDPNQSGQTDNNGVASESMEAAFQSNHESLAAENADHSNTLQTFGGSEAVTDDMEHDQDLDEGSAPGSEDDYMHESSEEARGLENGIDTVGIRFEIQPHVQENIDEDDDDDDDDEEMSGDEGDEVDEDDDEDDEDHNDLEEDEVHHLPHPDTDQDEHDMDDDDDFDEEVLEEDDEDDEDDEDGVILRLEEGINGINVFDHIEVLGRNHTFPNETLHLMPVEVFGSRRHGRTTSIYNLLGRSGSTAAPSRHPLLTRPTSSVHLSSQRHSESVADMVFSERNIEGASTRLDSVFRSLRSGRHGHRLNLWVDENQQTSGSGAAMIPQGLEELLVSQLRRPTAENPSEQNTAAELQHGGEVTQQQESEGVRPEIAVEGNANDEHGDAPTTEMTEGSQNADMVNARGESMQEPDASATQAQPVEMQFEHSDATVRDVEAVSQESGGSGATLGESLRSLDVEIGSADGQDDGGERQGGADRIALGDPLAARSRRTNLSIGNSATASARETSLDRVTEVPENSQEAEHDGPSTEQQVNSDAVSGSIDPAFLDALPEELRAEVLSAQQGQVAQPASAEPQNTGDIDPEFLAALPPDIRAEVLAQQQAQRLHQSQELEGQPVEMDTVSIIATFPSDLREEVLLTSSDAVLANLTPALVAEANMLRERFANRYHNRTLFGMYPRSRRGESSRRTEGSGSSIERIGGGLGSRRSLGAKLVEADGAPLVDTEALQSMIRLLRVVQPLYKGQLQRLLLNLCAHSDTRTALVKILMGMLMLDTRRPIDGVPPLVSRRVLETMTYLARNHPFVAKILLQLKLSRQVQPECSDQSRGKAVMVMEEESQNQDECLPIELLLRLLNQPLYLRSIAHLEQLLSLLEVIVDNVERKQNSPEKSAVSGTVSSVPEVPTLDTTHTEPVAMSPGVGVASVKIDSEKPSTSAEKDENDAQSILPNLPQAELRLLCSLLAKEGLSDNAYGLVAEVVKKLVVAAPTHCHLFITELANAVQSLTKSAMNELHAFGEAVKKLLSITSSEGAAILRVLQALSSLVATLRDKEKDQQIQTVPEEYATALSQVSDINSALEPLWLELSACISKIETYSESSLDSHASGKISKSVQSGMTTPLPAGTQNILPYIESFFVVAEKLHPGQTGPGHDLGIVAVSEVDDVGTSTGQQRVLCTSGRADEKNVAFVKFSERHRKLLNAFIRQNPGLLEKSFSLLLKVPRFIDFDNKRAHFRSKIKHQHDHHHSPLRISVRRAYILEDSYNQLRLRSTQDLKGRLTVHFQGEEGIDAGGLTREWYQLLSRVIFDKGALLFTTVGNESTFQPNPNSVYQTEHLSYFKFIGRVVGKALFDGQLLDVHFTRSFYKHILGAKVTYHDIEAIDPDYFKNLKWMLENDITDVLDLTFSIDADEEKLILYERTEVTDHELIPNGRNIKVTEENKHQYVDLLAEHRLTTAIRPQINAFMEGFNELIPRDLISIFNDKELELLISGLPDIDLDDLRANTEYSGYSAASPVIQWFWEVVQGFSKEDKARLLQFVTGTSKVPLEGFSALQGISGSQKFQIHKAYGSPDHLPSAHTCFNQLDLPEYPSKEHLEERLLLAIHEANEGFGFG